ATGAAGATTGAAAAGAGCAAAGGACTAGTCGGTTAACAGTGTCGATTTTTCGTAGAGCTTCTTAAGATCAGGCTGATTGTAATAATGCTTGAGAATGGCTTGGTAATCGTAATCAGCCTCGGCTCTTCCTATTGCACCCATTTGGCACATTCCAACACCGTGACCCCAGCCTCCGCCGGAGAATATTAAGGCATCAATCAGCCCACTGGGGTCGCGCTCTTTTTCTACGACAAAGGTTCCACTCTTTAAATTGTTGAAGAAGCGGCGGATAGGTAGTTCGTAATGAATGGTGTGGGAACTCAGACTTCCGATAAGTTCGAGGCTTTTAACTCTTCCACCTTTGCCACGACCTTGGATTCGTACATCTTTCAAGCGTCCGATTTTAGGAGATTTTTCTTGAATAATAGAGAAGAGTTCCTGGAACCCATAACGGCGGGTCCAACGAAACGTCGAAGACCTCATTTTGCTCGCCTGATTGCAATATGTCTTGGGCGGCGAGTTGAGCCAGTCTCTAATATTGCTGGAATTGATACCTGAATCGAAACGACGGTTCGGAGTGACCATATCGGACTTTGCACGGAGCGCAGCATTGGCGATGTCTCCCCAGACGAAATGGTTGTGCTCAGTGTAGCCGCCACAGGTTGATGAATAGGTAGCGTTGACCAGTCTACCTTTTTTAAAAAGAGCAACGCCGGTGGTATCGATAACTGCTTGTGTGGTGGTTTTCTTTTCTTTGGTGATACCGCCGTAGACCTGGCAGTGCTGAGCGCTGCAGAGATGGAATGGGTCAGCATGATGGCGCCGACCCAGTTGCGAGAACAAGATGTTCCGGGCGGCTACAGCTTGGGCTTTTAAAGATTCTGGGTGGGCTGTGGCAAAAATTTCAGATGGCACAACACCAGCTAAAATTGCCTCAGCACCTAATACATTGACCACGGCGAGCTTACCGCTTGCATCGACCACCACATAAATATCGCCGCGATAACTTCGAGCTTGGTAGCCATGCCATTTGTAGCCTTTTCCGTATTCCACTTTTTCAACGCGCAATACAGAGTCGACGTTTTGAGGACTGAGGCGAATGTAGCTGGTGGCTTCACCCAAGGGTTGACCGTCTAGGGTGATCTCTAATCTTCCCCACGGTCTCTTATGAATACGCCGTTGTACGGATGCTCTGATTTGAAATTGGCTGTAGGTGGTCGCCACAATCTGATCCGCTTCTTTTTCGGTTTCAGCTCGTGTGATGATGCGAATATTGCGGGTATCAATGACGTTTCCACCAACGCCAAGGACCGTTCCGTCCTCGAGGGCCTTAACATTCTTAAATCCGCGCTCTCGCCATAGTTTAATCTTGTTGGGGACGGTATTTTGTTGACTGTGAGCTACGGTTTCGAACTGAACAAAGAGGCTTGTTCGCGCGGGTGTGGATTCGATGACG
The genomic region above belongs to Deltaproteobacteria bacterium and contains:
- a CDS encoding SpoIID/LytB domain-containing protein produces the protein MIAQLLSVVICAQSGATDDIPPPAIPSGMDLLYGNRVAVNQNGEPAVAVGIMTGQNKITIGSTGTFSLDFYEQSVHKRTQVSGKHRLKARVIESTPARTSLFVQFETVAHSQQNTVPNKIKLWRERGFKNVKALEDGTVLGVGGNVIDTRNIRIITRAETEKEADQIVATTYSQFQIRASVQRRIHKRPWGRLEITLDGQPLGEATSYIRLSPQNVDSVLRVEKVEYGKGYKWHGYQARSYRGDIYVVVDASGKLAVVNVLGAEAILAGVVPSEIFATAHPESLKAQAVAARNILFSQLGRRHHADPFHLCSAQHCQVYGGITKEKKTTTQAVIDTTGVALFKKGRLVNATYSSTCGGYTEHNHFVWGDIANAALRAKSDMVTPNRRFDSGINSSNIRDWLNSPPKTYCNQASKMRSSTFRWTRRYGFQELFSIIQEKSPKIGRLKDVRIQGRGKGGRVKSLELIGSLSSHTIHYELPIRRFFNNLKSGTFVVEKERDPSGLIDALIFSGGGWGHGVGMCQMGAIGRAEADYDYQAILKHYYNQPDLKKLYEKSTLLTD